From the genome of Myripristis murdjan chromosome 22, fMyrMur1.1, whole genome shotgun sequence, one region includes:
- the ccr6b gene encoding C-C chemokine receptor type 6: MTTEFPDYDYSSETGVYPSEEPGPCNLDLDPLETITQTYIHSIICAFGLIGNLLVIVTYIFYKRTKTMTDVFLFNVALADLLFVVALPLIIYNEQHSWAMGSVSCKILQGVYSINLYSGMLLLACISGDRYVAIVLARRFFGAHSNTLIYSRLVCSVVWMFAVALSLPTVIFTERFEEENLGVQIVTCQLCINHNETVKVMKVLVPTLQVAIGFLLPLLVMVFCYSKIICTLLRAQSSQRHKAVRVVLAVVVVFIICHLPYNTTLLTHTLVLFKERGCEAERMRLKVLAVTRSIAYLHCCLNPILYAFIGVRFRSHFRQILQDLWCLGKKYISGRSSRGTSDLSISGQKATNGFNISQPHSSFSA; this comes from the coding sequence ATGACTACGGAGTTTCCAGACTACGATTACAGTTCAGAGACGGGCGTATATCCATCTGAGGAGCCCGGGCCTTGCAACCTTGACCTTGACCCTTTGGAAACTATCACACAAACTTACATCCATTCCATCATCTGCGCTTTTGGCCTGATTGGCAACTTGCTTGTGATCGTCACCTACATTTTCTATAAGAGGACCAAGACTATGACGGACGTCTTTCTCTTCAACGTGGCTCTGGCCGACCTGCTCTTTGTGGTGGCCCTGCCGCTCATCATATACAACGAACAGCACAGTTGGGCAATGGGTTCTGTGTCATGCAAGATCCTACAGGGCGTCTACAGCATCAACCTGTACAGCGGCATGCTCCTGCTGGCGTGCATTAGTGGTGACCGCTACGTTGCCATAGTCCTGGCCAGACGCTTCTTCGGCGCTCACTCGAACACCCTCATCTACAGCCGCCTTGTCTGCTCAGTTGTTTGGATGTTTGCGGTGGCTTTATCCCTCCCTACAGTCATCTTCACGGAACGGTTTGAAGAAGAAAACCTGGGTGTCCAGATTGTGACATGTCAGCTGTGTATCAATCACAATGAGACAGTAaaggtgatgaaggtgctgGTGCCCACCCTTCAAGTGGCCATAGGCTTCCTCTTGCCTCTTTTGGTTATGGTGTTTTGCTACTCCAAAATCATCTGTACCTTGCTGAGAGCCCAGAGCAGCCAAAGGCACAAGGCGGTCCGTGTGGTTTTGGCGGTGGTCGTGGTCTTCATTATTTGCCACCTCCCCTACAACACGACTTTGCTGACCCACACCCTGGTCCTGTTCAAGGAGCGAGGTTGTGAGGCAGAGAGGATGAGACTCAAAGTCCTGGCTGTTACCAGGAGCATTGCCTACCTCCACTGCTGTCTTAATCCCATCCTCTACGCCTTCATCGGGGTCAGATTCAGGAGCCACTTTCGGCAAATCCTGCAAGACCTGTGGTGCCTCGGCAAGAAGTACATCTCTGGTCGCTCCTCACGCGGGACATCTGATCTTTCCATCTCCGGTCAAAAGGCTACGAACGGCTTCAACATCAGTCAACCACATTCATCGTTCAGTGCATGA
- the LOC115354388 gene encoding D-beta-hydroxybutyrate dehydrogenase, mitochondrial, whose amino-acid sequence MALAAASLLLFGLPSVLIISFLAITRVVSRCQSPKELKGRAVLITGCDSGFGHHLAKHLDSRGVVVFAGCLFPEGHGAQSLKKDCSSNLKLLKLDVTSDEDVQKAKEVVQANLPEKGLWAVVNNAGITDWAEIEWSTTDDFQKMVDVNLFGCIRTSIAFLPMVRASKGRMVYVSSILSFFNCLNMGAYSVSKRGMEAFADCLRVEMASFGVKVSIIQPGNFGPATNILRRKTGSDIWERLSDERKQMFNRQYIDLASEYFMTTCNSGFTNTEMVTDAMVHAITSSHPKYRYLLVSKLDMFFFYAFPYLPTFLTDAIFTLSPMYHRRKAMLFSK is encoded by the exons ATGGCCCTAGCTgcagcctctctcctcctctttggtCTCCCCTCTGTCCTTATCATTTCTTTCTTGGCCATTACTCGAGTTGTTTCCCGCTGCCAGAGCCCCAAGGAGCTGAAAGGGCGTGCTGTGTTGATAACCGGCTGTGACAGCGGGTTTGGACACCACCTGGCCAAGCACCTGGACTCCAGGGGGGTTGTGGTCTTTGCCGGGTGTCTCTTTCCTGAAGGCCACGGGGCGCAGAGCTTGAAGAAAGACTGCTCCAGTAATCTGAAGTTACTAAAACTAGACGTGACCAGCGATGAGGATGTGCAAAAAGCGAAGGAGGTGGTCCAAGCCAATCTTCCAGAGAAAG GGCTCTGGGCAGTCGTGAACAATGCCGGTATCACTGACTGGGCAGAGATTGAATGGAGCACCACTGAtgattttcaaaaaatggtTGATGTCAACTTATTTGGCTGTATCAGGACCTCCATTGCATTTCTACCTATGGTCCGTGCCTCAAAAG GCCGGATGGTGTATGTGTCGAGCATCTTGTCCTTCTTCAACTGCCTCAACATGGGAGCCTACAGTGTTTCCAAAAGAGGAATGGAGGCGTTCGCAGATTGCTTAAGAGTTGAGATGGCCAGTTTCGGGGTCAAG GTCAGCATCATCCAGCCAGGCAACTTTGGCCCAGCTACGAATATCCTGAGGAGGAAAACTGGATCAGACATCTGGGAGAGACTGAGCGATGAGCGCAAACAAATGTTTAACAGACAGTACATCGATCTGGCCAGCGAGTACTTCATGACGACCTGCAATTCTGGCTTCACCAATACCGAGATGGTCACTGACGCGATGGTGCACGCCATCACCTCCTCGCACCCTAAATACAGATATCTGCTCGTGTCCAAGCTGGACATGTTCTTCTTCTATGCTTTTCCTTACCTGCCCACCTTCCTCACGGACGCCATCTTCACCCTCAGCCCCATGTACCACAGGAGAAAAGCAATGCTCTTCTCCAAATAA